In Kineococcus sp. NBC_00420, a single genomic region encodes these proteins:
- a CDS encoding long-chain-fatty-acid--CoA ligase: MSTTFSTTLAEHARNRPDGVAVRLDEHTLTWRGFDDATARVATLLRTEGVRPGDRVALILPNVPQFPVLYHGILRAGAVVVPMNPLLRGREVNHHFADSGAVLAFVWHAVADASHAGAVGTPTRVVVVEPEATAALLAGVDPDPAAHAPDPDDTAVILYTSGTTGSPKGAELSHRNLFSNAVTSQESLIRLGGDDVILGALPLFHAFGQTCAMNTALIAGRTMTLLPRFSAAAALAVVQRDRVTHFAGVPTMYVAMLNEPDAESYDLSSWRSCVSGGASLPVEVLRGFEARFGVEILEGYGLSETSPVASFNHPGAVRKPGTIGVPVRGCEMDLRGADGSVVTEGVGEIVVRGENVMKGYWRNETATAQTFVDGWFRTGDLATRDEDGYYTIVDRAKDMIDRGGYNVYPREVEEVLYEHPAVEQVAVVGFPDPLVGEEIGAAVVLKEGAHATPEELQQHVKDALAAYKYPRRVWIVEELPKGPTGKILKREIHPPVRSTEHEERPA; the protein is encoded by the coding sequence ATGAGCACCACGTTCAGCACCACCCTGGCCGAGCACGCCCGCAACCGGCCCGACGGCGTCGCCGTCCGGCTCGACGAGCACACCCTCACGTGGCGCGGGTTCGACGACGCCACCGCCCGGGTCGCGACCCTGCTGCGCACCGAGGGCGTCCGGCCCGGCGACCGCGTCGCCCTGATCCTGCCCAACGTGCCCCAGTTCCCCGTGCTCTACCATGGCATCCTCCGCGCCGGCGCGGTCGTCGTCCCGATGAACCCGCTGCTGCGCGGCCGCGAGGTCAACCACCACTTCGCCGACTCCGGTGCCGTCCTCGCCTTCGTCTGGCACGCCGTCGCGGACGCCTCCCACGCCGGCGCCGTCGGCACCCCGACCCGGGTGGTCGTCGTCGAACCGGAGGCCACCGCCGCCCTGCTCGCCGGCGTCGACCCCGACCCCGCGGCGCACGCACCGGACCCCGACGACACCGCCGTGATCCTCTACACCTCCGGCACCACCGGCTCGCCCAAGGGTGCGGAGCTGAGCCACCGCAACCTCTTCAGCAACGCCGTCACCTCCCAGGAGAGCCTCATCCGCCTCGGCGGGGACGACGTCATCCTCGGTGCGCTGCCGCTGTTCCACGCCTTCGGCCAGACCTGCGCCATGAACACCGCCCTCATCGCCGGGCGCACCATGACGCTGCTGCCGCGCTTCAGCGCCGCCGCGGCGCTCGCCGTCGTGCAGCGCGACCGGGTGACCCACTTCGCCGGGGTGCCGACGATGTACGTCGCGATGCTCAACGAACCCGACGCCGAGTCCTACGACCTGTCCTCCTGGCGTTCCTGCGTCTCCGGTGGCGCGTCGTTGCCGGTGGAGGTCCTGCGCGGTTTCGAGGCGCGCTTCGGCGTGGAGATCCTGGAGGGCTACGGGCTGAGCGAGACCTCCCCGGTCGCCTCCTTCAACCACCCCGGCGCCGTCCGCAAACCCGGCACGATCGGGGTCCCGGTGCGCGGCTGCGAGATGGACCTGCGCGGCGCCGACGGCTCCGTCGTCACCGAGGGGGTCGGGGAGATCGTCGTCCGCGGGGAGAACGTCATGAAGGGCTACTGGCGCAACGAGACCGCGACGGCGCAGACGTTCGTCGACGGCTGGTTCCGCACCGGGGACCTCGCGACCCGCGACGAGGACGGGTACTACACGATCGTCGACCGGGCCAAGGACATGATCGACCGAGGTGGCTACAACGTGTACCCGCGCGAGGTCGAGGAGGTCCTCTACGAGCACCCCGCGGTCGAGCAGGTCGCCGTCGTCGGTTTCCCGGACCCGTTGGTGGGGGAGGAGATCGGCGCGGCCGTCGTCCTCAAGGAGGGGGCGCACGCGACGCCCGAGGAGTTGCAGCAGCACGTGAAGGACGCGCTCGCGGCGTACAAGTACCCGCGCCGGGTCTGGATCGTGGAGGAGCTGCCGAAGGGCCCCACCGGCAAGATCCTCAAACGCGAGATCCACCCGCCCGTCCGCAGCACCGAGCACGAGGAGCGCCCCGCATGA
- a CDS encoding acyl-CoA dehydrogenase family protein — translation MTSPTGVDYYEIAGDLTDAEREVWANVRAFVDEKVIPVAGGYWERAEMPLDLLKEYAQLNLVGDGLQGPGIPALSHTAAGLITMELSRGDGSFATMLGVQAGLAMRSIAFLGSEEQKERWLPPMARLEVLGAFGLTEPDHGSDAVALATTARREGDEYVLDGAKRWIGFGTICDVCVVWARGEDGAVQGFLVERGTPGFSATAIQGKASLRAIHNADITLTGVRVPAANRLPGGNSFRDTGRVLSATRAGIAWGALGHATAAYETALAYSLERKQFGQPLASFQLVQDKLVQMLAEVTAMQLFCLRVGKLADSGRLTDTQASLAKVNATRKARFVTAMARDLLGGNGILLEHRVARHMADVEALHTYEGTESIQTLIVGRHLTGISSFT, via the coding sequence ATGACCAGCCCGACCGGAGTGGACTACTACGAGATCGCCGGCGACCTCACCGACGCCGAGCGCGAGGTCTGGGCGAACGTCCGCGCGTTCGTCGACGAGAAGGTGATCCCGGTCGCGGGCGGGTACTGGGAACGCGCCGAGATGCCGCTGGACCTCCTCAAGGAGTACGCCCAGCTGAACCTCGTGGGCGACGGTCTGCAGGGACCGGGGATCCCGGCGCTGAGCCACACCGCCGCCGGTCTGATCACGATGGAACTGTCCCGGGGCGACGGGAGCTTCGCGACGATGCTCGGCGTCCAGGCCGGTCTCGCGATGCGTTCCATCGCCTTCCTGGGCTCGGAGGAGCAGAAGGAGCGCTGGCTGCCGCCGATGGCGCGCCTGGAGGTCCTCGGGGCGTTCGGGCTCACCGAACCCGACCACGGGTCCGACGCCGTGGCGCTGGCCACGACCGCCCGGCGCGAGGGTGACGAGTACGTCCTGGACGGCGCCAAGCGCTGGATCGGGTTCGGCACGATCTGCGACGTCTGCGTCGTGTGGGCCCGCGGTGAGGACGGCGCCGTCCAGGGTTTCCTCGTCGAACGCGGGACGCCGGGGTTCAGCGCCACCGCCATCCAGGGCAAGGCGTCGTTGCGCGCCATCCACAACGCCGACATCACGCTGACCGGCGTGCGGGTGCCGGCCGCGAACCGACTGCCCGGCGGGAACTCCTTCCGCGACACCGGCCGCGTCCTGTCCGCCACCCGGGCCGGGATCGCCTGGGGGGCGCTGGGCCACGCGACGGCCGCCTACGAGACGGCGCTGGCCTACTCCCTGGAGCGCAAGCAGTTCGGCCAGCCGCTGGCGAGCTTCCAGCTCGTCCAGGACAAGCTGGTGCAGATGCTCGCCGAGGTCACCGCGATGCAGCTGTTCTGCCTGCGCGTCGGCAAGCTCGCCGACTCCGGCCGCCTCACCGACACCCAGGCCTCGCTGGCCAAGGTCAACGCCACCCGCAAGGCCCGCTTCGTCACGGCGATGGCCCGTGACCTGCTGGGCGGCAACGGGATCCTGCTGGAGCACCGCGTCGCCCGGCACATGGCCGACGTCGAGGCGCTGCACACCTACGAGGGGACGGAGTCGATCCAGACCCTCATCGTCGGCCGCCACCTCACGGGCATCTCCTCCTTCACCTGA
- a CDS encoding MFS transporter, translated as MTQTTRSDLSVRRRPIRNLRWWILGFALLAGIVNYMDRSAVSIAAPEMISELGITRTDIGLLGAVFSWTYAFAQLPVGWIVDRLGARRAYFLAIGLWSISTALMALGQRAGHFVVFRVLLGITEAPNSPAAARMTADWFPRAERGQATAIWDSGSKWGPAIAPPVLTAIMLAFGWRTVFGFLGVLGLVLAVAFYVWYRSPEDHRRLGEDEMRHITEGRGTGSDAVAEPVSWLGLFRHRQVWGMMAGFFCIIWIWNIFITFLPLYLQDARGISITQSGWISALPYLGGAILGITGGRIMNTLANRPGVDPLAAKRKVMMVAAVSAGVLVCLSAFVTNLVLAVAVLVLAVGFIATTQAAAWAMPGDIANNAQVATVGSIQNFGGYFGGAFAPLLTGWIYDTYGSYTPSLVIGGIIAALAAVVYGIFVRTPFRTA; from the coding sequence ATGACGCAGACGACCCGTTCCGACCTGTCGGTGCGCCGACGCCCGATCAGGAATCTGCGCTGGTGGATCCTCGGTTTCGCCCTGCTCGCGGGGATCGTCAACTACATGGACCGCAGTGCGGTGTCGATCGCCGCCCCCGAGATGATCTCGGAACTCGGCATCACGCGCACCGACATCGGCCTGCTGGGGGCGGTGTTCTCCTGGACCTACGCCTTCGCGCAGTTGCCGGTCGGCTGGATCGTCGACCGGCTCGGCGCCCGGCGGGCGTACTTCCTGGCCATCGGCCTGTGGTCGATCTCGACCGCGTTGATGGCCCTCGGTCAGCGCGCCGGCCACTTCGTCGTCTTCCGCGTGCTCCTGGGCATCACCGAGGCCCCCAACTCCCCCGCCGCCGCCCGGATGACCGCCGACTGGTTCCCCCGGGCCGAGCGCGGCCAGGCCACCGCCATCTGGGACAGCGGGTCCAAGTGGGGTCCGGCGATCGCGCCGCCCGTCCTCACCGCGATCATGCTCGCCTTCGGCTGGCGCACCGTCTTCGGGTTCCTCGGCGTGCTGGGCCTCGTCCTGGCGGTCGCGTTCTACGTCTGGTACCGCTCCCCCGAAGACCACCGCCGCCTCGGCGAGGACGAGATGCGCCACATCACCGAGGGTCGGGGAACCGGCTCCGACGCCGTCGCCGAACCCGTCTCGTGGCTGGGCCTGTTCAGGCACCGCCAGGTGTGGGGCATGATGGCGGGCTTCTTCTGCATCATCTGGATCTGGAACATCTTCATCACGTTCCTCCCCCTGTACCTGCAGGACGCCCGCGGCATCAGCATCACGCAGTCCGGCTGGATCTCGGCGCTGCCCTACCTCGGTGGCGCGATCCTCGGCATCACCGGGGGCCGGATCATGAACACCCTCGCGAACCGCCCCGGGGTCGACCCGCTGGCCGCCAAGCGGAAGGTCATGATGGTCGCCGCGGTCTCCGCCGGTGTCCTGGTGTGCCTGAGCGCGTTCGTCACGAACCTCGTCCTGGCCGTCGCCGTCCTCGTCCTCGCCGTCGGCTTCATCGCCACCACCCAGGCCGCGGCCTGGGCCATGCCGGGCGACATCGCCAACAACGCCCAGGTCGCGACCGTCGGCTCGATCCAGAACTTCGGAGGCTACTTCGGCGGCGCGTTCGCGCCGCTGCTCACCGGGTGGATCTACGACACCTACGGCAGCTACACGCCGTCCCTCGTCATCGGCGGGATCATCGCCGCCCTCGCGGCCGTGGTGTACGGCATCTTCGTCCGGACCCCCTTCCGGACCGCCTGA
- a CDS encoding SDR family NAD(P)-dependent oxidoreductase — protein sequence MLDRGDWSIEGDESAVNAFPAQRTAVVTGVGAPRGIGRVVARRLAREGWSLALVDVRADGVAEIAEELSGSTAALGVAVDITAQDDVVAAFARIDDALPPVVGLVNLAGIACPTPLMELTVAEWNLSYAVNATGSLLMIQSAAKRMMEVGVGRIVNTSSITALDGGGTFSKTAYAASKAAVLGLTKGAARELGPFGITANAILPGPIDTDIMGGKLTDERKADMSAGIPVGRVGQPDDIAAMVSFLLGEDAGYVNGAEFQVDGGKLIH from the coding sequence ATGTTGGATCGTGGTGACTGGTCCATCGAAGGAGACGAATCCGCCGTGAACGCGTTCCCCGCCCAGCGCACCGCCGTCGTCACGGGGGTCGGTGCCCCGCGCGGCATCGGTCGCGTGGTGGCCCGCCGCCTCGCCCGCGAGGGCTGGAGCCTCGCCCTCGTCGACGTCCGCGCGGACGGAGTCGCCGAGATCGCCGAGGAACTGTCGGGGTCCACCGCGGCGCTCGGTGTCGCCGTGGACATCACCGCCCAGGACGACGTCGTGGCCGCCTTCGCCCGCATCGACGACGCGCTGCCGCCCGTCGTGGGTCTCGTGAACCTCGCCGGGATCGCCTGTCCCACGCCGTTGATGGAGCTGACCGTGGCGGAGTGGAACCTCAGCTACGCGGTGAACGCGACGGGGTCCCTGCTGATGATCCAGTCCGCGGCGAAGCGGATGATGGAGGTCGGGGTCGGGCGGATCGTCAACACCTCCTCGATCACCGCGCTCGACGGGGGCGGGACGTTCTCCAAGACCGCCTACGCGGCCTCGAAGGCCGCCGTCCTCGGGCTGACCAAGGGCGCCGCGCGTGAACTCGGCCCGTTCGGCATCACGGCGAACGCGATCCTGCCCGGTCCCATCGACACCGACATCATGGGCGGGAAGCTCACCGACGAGCGCAAGGCCGACATGTCGGCCGGCATCCCCGTCGGCCGCGTCGGCCAGCCCGACGACATCGCCGCGATGGTCTCATTCCTGCTCGGTGAGGACGCGGGGTACGTGAACGGCGCGGAGTTCCAGGTCGACGGCGGGAAGCTCATCCACTAA
- a CDS encoding GntR family transcriptional regulator: MVRDAPTLPTAPSRASLADAVHTSLLTWLMDGHAAPGSSLSIDGLARDLGVSPTPVREALVRIESTGLVHRAALRGYFVADMLSATEVNDLMDARLLLECRNAALAAAHVDDALLTVLAATVERMAAAPTGPGFAEYREYHAADNEFHHVLNRAGGNRFLAEAFEGLNGQIQRFRLRLVPGVGVTDAGLAIAEHAAIVEALGRREPDGVELAVREHLEKVRERALDDRESVPAG, from the coding sequence GTGGTACGCGACGCCCCCACCCTCCCCACCGCCCCGTCCCGGGCCTCGCTCGCCGACGCCGTCCACACCTCGTTGCTCACGTGGTTGATGGACGGCCACGCCGCCCCGGGTTCCTCGTTGAGCATCGACGGGCTCGCGCGCGACCTCGGCGTCTCCCCCACGCCGGTGCGGGAGGCGTTGGTCCGCATCGAGTCCACCGGTCTCGTCCACCGCGCGGCCCTGCGCGGGTACTTCGTCGCGGACATGCTGAGCGCGACCGAGGTGAACGACCTCATGGACGCGCGGTTGCTGCTGGAGTGCCGCAACGCCGCCCTGGCCGCGGCGCACGTGGACGACGCCCTGCTCACCGTGCTGGCGGCCACCGTGGAACGCATGGCGGCGGCACCCACCGGACCGGGTTTCGCGGAGTACCGCGAGTACCACGCGGCGGACAACGAGTTCCACCACGTCCTGAACCGGGCTGGCGGGAACCGGTTCCTCGCCGAGGCGTTCGAGGGGCTGAACGGACAGATCCAGCGCTTCCGATTGCGCCTGGTCCCCGGCGTGGGGGTCACGGACGCCGGGTTGGCGATCGCCGAGCACGCGGCCATCGTCGAGGCCCTGGGCCGCCGGGAACCGGACGGGGTGGAACTCGCGGTGCGCGAGCACCTCGAGAAGGTGCGCGAACGCGCCCTCGACGATCGCGAGTCCGTCCCCGCGGGTTAG
- a CDS encoding 3-hydroxyacyl-CoA dehydrogenase NAD-binding domain-containing protein has protein sequence MPVFVRTLDLPASSGVAGPGRMALLTLDSGDPRRPFVLGSDTLPALEQAIDEAERLVRDEGVVAIGVTGVNGVFCAGADLKSVAHTTSREDAVATAEAGHRVLGRFADAPVPTFAYVNGLALGGGLETALHCTYRTVSSSVRGLGLPEAHLGLVPGWGGTYLLPRIAGPDVAVKVAIENALANNRTLSGPQAFEAGIVDARFEPADFLLESLRWTASVLAGTTTVVRRELADAPTWDAAIARGRAVADTRVHGAAPAPYRTLELLEASRTNDRATHFSAEEAALGDLIVSGELRAGLYAFDLVQRYAKKPAGAPPAEAARKVTSVGVVGAGLMASQLALLFLHRLQVPVVLTDVSAERVEKGVEFVRTGVRELLGKGRITQDTANRLTASVSGSVDKGALSDADFVIEAVFEELSVKQDVLREIEPLLREYAVLATNTSSLSVTEMASVLKNPERFVGFHFFNPVAVLPLVEVVRTGTTDEAALATAFAVGKRLKKTCVLVQDAPAFVVNRISTRMFDEVVRALDAGTPLLEVERSLDPLGLPMSPFRLASFVGPAVMLHVHETLAAAFPDRYRVSDNLRRWVEAGSPELVTPKGPVAETGAAEGLFSVATEPLTGEQVLRNVQDALADEIRRVLDEGVVAGPQDVDVCLVLGTGHPLFTGGITPYLDRVGASERVTGRRFHPAG, from the coding sequence ATGCCCGTCTTCGTCCGCACCCTCGACCTGCCCGCCTCCTCCGGTGTCGCCGGTCCCGGGAGGATGGCCCTGCTGACCCTGGACTCCGGCGACCCGCGGCGGCCCTTCGTCCTCGGTTCCGACACCCTGCCCGCCCTCGAGCAGGCGATCGACGAGGCCGAACGGCTGGTCCGCGACGAGGGTGTCGTCGCCATCGGCGTCACCGGGGTCAACGGGGTGTTCTGCGCCGGCGCCGACCTGAAGTCCGTCGCGCACACCACCTCCCGCGAGGACGCCGTCGCGACGGCGGAAGCCGGCCACCGGGTGCTGGGCCGATTCGCCGACGCGCCGGTCCCCACGTTCGCCTACGTCAACGGACTCGCTCTCGGCGGCGGCCTCGAGACGGCCCTGCACTGCACCTACCGCACGGTGTCGAGCTCGGTCCGCGGCCTGGGGTTGCCGGAGGCCCACCTCGGCCTGGTCCCCGGTTGGGGCGGGACGTACCTGCTCCCCCGGATCGCCGGCCCGGACGTCGCGGTGAAGGTCGCGATCGAGAACGCGCTGGCGAACAACCGCACGCTCTCGGGTCCGCAGGCCTTCGAGGCGGGGATCGTCGACGCCCGCTTCGAACCCGCCGACTTCCTCCTGGAGTCGTTGCGCTGGACGGCGTCCGTGCTCGCGGGCACGACCACCGTGGTGCGTCGCGAACTCGCCGACGCGCCGACCTGGGACGCCGCGATCGCCCGCGGCCGGGCCGTCGCCGACACCCGCGTCCACGGCGCCGCACCCGCGCCCTACCGCACCCTGGAACTGCTCGAGGCCTCCCGCACGAACGACCGGGCGACGCACTTCAGCGCCGAGGAGGCCGCCCTGGGCGACCTCATCGTCTCCGGTGAACTGCGGGCCGGGTTGTACGCGTTCGACCTCGTCCAGCGCTACGCGAAGAAACCCGCCGGTGCACCACCCGCCGAAGCGGCGCGGAAGGTCACGAGCGTCGGCGTGGTCGGGGCGGGTCTCATGGCCTCCCAGCTCGCGCTGCTGTTCCTGCACCGGTTGCAGGTCCCGGTCGTGCTCACCGACGTCTCGGCCGAACGGGTCGAGAAGGGCGTCGAGTTCGTCCGCACCGGTGTGCGGGAACTCCTCGGCAAGGGCCGCATCACCCAGGACACCGCGAACCGCCTGACGGCGTCGGTGTCCGGTTCGGTCGACAAGGGCGCGCTCTCCGACGCGGACTTCGTCATCGAGGCGGTGTTCGAGGAACTCTCCGTCAAGCAGGACGTCCTGCGCGAGATCGAACCCCTGCTGCGTGAGTACGCCGTGCTGGCGACCAACACCAGTTCGCTGTCGGTGACGGAGATGGCCTCGGTCCTGAAGAACCCCGAGAGGTTCGTCGGGTTCCACTTCTTCAACCCCGTCGCGGTGCTCCCGCTCGTCGAGGTCGTGCGCACCGGGACGACCGACGAGGCCGCCCTGGCCACGGCGTTCGCCGTCGGGAAGCGGCTGAAGAAGACGTGCGTCCTGGTCCAGGACGCGCCCGCGTTCGTGGTGAACCGCATCTCGACGCGCATGTTCGACGAGGTCGTCCGGGCCCTCGACGCGGGAACCCCGCTGCTCGAGGTGGAACGCAGCCTCGACCCCCTCGGGCTGCCGATGTCGCCGTTCCGGTTGGCGTCGTTCGTCGGGCCGGCGGTCATGCTGCACGTGCACGAGACGCTCGCCGCGGCCTTCCCCGACCGCTACCGCGTCTCGGACAACCTGCGGCGCTGGGTCGAGGCCGGTTCACCCGAACTCGTCACGCCGAAGGGCCCGGTCGCCGAGACCGGGGCCGCGGAGGGGTTGTTCTCGGTGGCCACCGAACCGCTCACCGGTGAGCAGGTCCTGCGCAACGTGCAGGACGCGCTCGCCGACGAGATCCGCCGGGTGCTGGACGAGGGGGTGGTCGCGGGACCGCAGGACGTCGACGTCTGCCTCGTCCTGGGCACCGGGCACCCGTTGTTCACCGGCGGGATCACCCCGTACCTCGACCGCGTCGGGGCCTCCGAGCGCGTCACCGGACGGCGGTTCCACCCGGCGGGATAG
- a CDS encoding thiolase family protein → MVHTPAPGRSVVFADGVRTPFGKARPDGLHAQTRADDLVVACLRELLRRNPSLPPERVEEVAIAAATQSGDQGLVLGRSAALLAGLPVTTPGYAIDRWCAGAMTAVTTTAASIAIGALDVALAGGVEHMGHHPLGQGMDPNPRFLVERIVSPDALDMGKTAEALHDRFPQLTKQRADEFAVNSQAKFAKAVANGQVGADLVPVASASSERGWGLATEDELARPGTTVEALANLRTPFRPHGRVTAGNASPLTDGATASLIAAEDVAGELGLTPKMRLVGFGFAGVEPEVMGLGPIPSTEKVLARTGLTIDDIGLFELNEAFAVQVLSFLDHFGIADDDERVNPYGGAIAIGHPLAASGVRLMTQLARQFSEHPEVRYGLTAMCVGLGQGGSVVWENPSWQGFDGGAN, encoded by the coding sequence GTGGTCCACACGCCCGCCCCGGGTCGGAGCGTCGTCTTCGCCGACGGCGTCCGCACCCCGTTCGGCAAGGCCCGTCCCGACGGCCTGCACGCCCAGACCCGCGCCGACGACCTGGTCGTCGCCTGCCTGCGCGAACTCCTGCGGCGCAACCCGTCCCTACCCCCAGAACGGGTCGAGGAGGTCGCGATCGCGGCCGCCACCCAGTCCGGCGACCAGGGCCTCGTCCTGGGCCGCAGCGCGGCCCTGCTGGCGGGACTGCCCGTCACCACCCCCGGCTACGCCATCGACCGCTGGTGCGCCGGCGCGATGACGGCCGTGACGACGACCGCCGCCTCCATCGCGATCGGCGCCCTCGACGTGGCGCTCGCGGGCGGCGTCGAGCACATGGGCCACCACCCGCTCGGGCAGGGTATGGACCCCAACCCGCGGTTCCTGGTGGAACGCATCGTCTCCCCCGATGCCCTGGACATGGGCAAGACCGCGGAGGCCCTGCACGACCGGTTCCCGCAGCTCACCAAGCAGCGGGCGGACGAGTTCGCGGTGAACTCCCAGGCGAAGTTCGCCAAGGCCGTCGCCAACGGCCAGGTCGGCGCCGACCTCGTCCCGGTCGCCTCCGCCAGCTCCGAACGCGGCTGGGGGCTCGCGACCGAGGACGAACTGGCCCGCCCCGGGACGACCGTGGAGGCGCTCGCGAACCTGCGCACCCCGTTCCGGCCGCACGGGCGGGTCACCGCCGGCAACGCCTCCCCCCTCACCGACGGGGCGACGGCGTCCCTCATCGCGGCGGAGGACGTGGCCGGGGAGCTGGGCCTGACGCCGAAGATGCGGCTCGTCGGTTTCGGGTTCGCCGGCGTGGAACCCGAGGTCATGGGCCTCGGCCCGATCCCCTCCACCGAGAAGGTCCTGGCGCGCACCGGGTTGACCATCGACGACATCGGCCTGTTCGAGCTCAACGAGGCGTTCGCCGTGCAGGTCCTCAGCTTCCTCGACCACTTCGGCATCGCCGACGACGACGAACGGGTGAACCCCTACGGCGGGGCCATCGCCATCGGGCACCCCCTCGCGGCGTCCGGGGTGCGGCTCATGACCCAGCTCGCCCGGCAGTTCTCCGAGCACCCCGAGGTCCGCTACGGCCTCACCGCCATGTGCGTGGGCCTGGGTCAGGGCGGTTCGGTCGTCTGGGAGAACCCGTCCTGGCAGGGCTTCGACGGAGGAGCGAACTGA
- a CDS encoding TetR/AcrR family transcriptional regulator — protein sequence MSTTTPAPADRPLRRDAELNRRRVLDAARTVFATRGLVASLDDVARHAGLGVGTVYRRFPDKDALVEALFEERIRELVDLADSAAAEVDPWDAVVRFLTGACERMAADRGLRDAVLCAEHGRSGLALTRAELGPRLQELVRRARCAGRLRPDVETSDLVVLLKSVHVLDAGEAWRRQLAIALDGLCTARRHPTPLPGTALSEDALQAALSAARAISGTPGTG from the coding sequence GTGAGCACCACCACCCCCGCCCCGGCAGACCGCCCGCTGCGGCGCGACGCCGAGCTGAACCGCCGACGGGTGCTCGACGCCGCCCGGACGGTGTTCGCCACCCGCGGCCTGGTCGCCAGCCTCGACGACGTCGCGCGCCACGCCGGCCTCGGGGTGGGGACGGTCTACCGCCGCTTCCCGGACAAGGACGCCCTGGTCGAGGCGCTCTTCGAGGAACGCATCCGCGAGCTCGTCGACCTCGCGGACAGCGCGGCCGCGGAGGTCGACCCCTGGGACGCCGTCGTGCGCTTCCTCACCGGCGCGTGCGAGCGGATGGCCGCCGACCGCGGGCTGCGCGACGCCGTCCTCTGCGCGGAGCACGGTCGCAGCGGACTCGCCCTGACCCGCGCCGAGCTCGGGCCCCGGTTGCAGGAGCTGGTCCGGCGCGCCCGCTGCGCCGGTCGGTTGCGGCCCGACGTGGAGACGAGCGACCTGGTGGTGCTCCTGAAGTCCGTGCACGTGCTGGACGCCGGCGAGGCCTGGCGCCGCCAGCTCGCCATCGCGCTCGACGGTCTCTGCACCGCCCGTCGCCACCCCACGCCGTTGCCCGGGACCGCGCTGAGCGAGGACGCGTTGCAGGCCGCGCTGTCCGCCGCCCGGGCGATAAGCGGGACTCCCGGTACCGGATAA